In the Grimontia kaedaensis genome, one interval contains:
- the recF gene encoding DNA replication/repair protein RecF (All proteins in this family for which functions are known are DNA-binding proteins that assist the filamentation of RecA onto DNA for the initiation of recombination or recombinational repair.), which produces MALSRLSIHDLRNIEACDLSLSSGFNFLVGPNGSGKTSVLEAVYYLGHGRSFRSQLTGRVIRHQQDRLVVHGRVHAGESLLPVGLQKNRDGSTEVKIGEEKGQKLVQLAEVLPMQLITPEGFELLTGGPKFRRAFIDWGVFHVEPQFYPAWSRVKRLTKQRNALMKTARSYRELSYWDAELAPLANQIDQWRKDYIEKLSERASKLCEAFLPEYEIKLNYTRGWDKESDYAELLRENFLRDQQLGYTVSGPHKADLRLRVGGTPVEDVLSRGQLKLMVCALRLAQGQQLTEDKQKQCIYLIDDFASELDSQRRALLAEQLKATGAQVFVSAISADQVAEMCDENSKMFHVENGKIAAE; this is translated from the coding sequence ATGGCGCTATCCCGACTCTCTATCCATGATTTGAGAAATATTGAAGCCTGTGACCTTAGCCTGTCATCAGGCTTCAATTTTCTTGTAGGGCCTAACGGCAGTGGAAAAACCAGTGTGTTGGAGGCGGTTTACTATCTGGGGCATGGCCGTTCATTTCGAAGCCAGTTGACCGGAAGGGTGATCCGACACCAGCAAGACAGATTAGTTGTACACGGTCGCGTGCATGCAGGTGAGTCCTTACTACCAGTAGGACTCCAGAAAAACCGCGACGGTTCGACAGAAGTGAAAATCGGTGAAGAAAAAGGGCAGAAGCTGGTGCAGCTCGCCGAAGTCTTGCCGATGCAGCTGATTACCCCGGAAGGGTTTGAGCTGTTAACCGGTGGCCCTAAATTCCGCCGTGCATTTATCGACTGGGGTGTGTTTCACGTGGAACCCCAGTTTTACCCCGCGTGGTCTAGGGTTAAACGGCTTACGAAGCAACGAAATGCGCTGATGAAAACAGCGCGTAGCTACCGTGAGCTTAGCTACTGGGATGCAGAATTAGCGCCTTTGGCTAACCAAATTGACCAGTGGCGCAAAGACTACATTGAAAAGCTCTCAGAACGTGCTTCCAAGCTATGTGAAGCGTTTCTGCCTGAGTATGAAATCAAACTCAACTACACGCGTGGTTGGGATAAAGAGTCAGATTATGCTGAGTTGTTGCGCGAGAACTTTTTACGCGATCAGCAACTCGGGTACACGGTCAGTGGTCCTCACAAGGCAGATCTTCGCCTTCGCGTGGGCGGCACCCCGGTGGAAGATGTACTTTCCCGTGGGCAGTTAAAGTTGATGGTTTGTGCACTTCGGTTAGCACAGGGCCAGCAACTTACCGAAGACAAACAAAAGCAATGCATCTACTTGATAGATGACTTTGCGTCCGAGTTGGATAGCCAACGACGGGCGCTATTGGCTGAGCAGTTAAAAGCCACAGGCGCACAGGTATTTGTAAGTGCCATTAGTGCCGATCAGGTCGCTGAAATGTGCGACGAAAATAGTAAGATGTTTCATGTGGAAAACGGTAAAATAGCCGCAGAATAA
- the dnaN gene encoding DNA polymerase III subunit beta — translation MKFTVTRDQFLKPLQQVSGALGGRPTLPILGNILLKVEFGQLSMTCTDLEVELIANLPLESEAEDGAVTVPSRKFLDICRGLPDSAPISFTLEGDRAVIRSGRSRFTLSTLPAADFPNIEDWQSNVEFTVPQGKLRQLIESTAFSMANQDVRYFLNGMLLETDGTTLRSVATDGHRMAVGTTALDNELAGQQVIVPRKGVTELMRMLDNPEAPVTIQIGSANIRAQVNQFVFTSKLVDGRFPDYRRVMPQSSNKIMEADCDELRQAFSRAAILSNEKFRGVRLNLSSGQLRISAHNPEQEEAEEFVDVNYDGEDLEIGFNVSYVLDVLNTLKCEQVRFSMTDGTASTLVEDVSNDDAMYVVMPIRL, via the coding sequence ATGAAATTTACAGTTACCCGTGACCAATTCTTGAAACCCCTGCAGCAGGTGTCTGGTGCATTAGGGGGACGACCTACGTTGCCTATTCTTGGCAATATCCTTCTGAAAGTAGAGTTCGGACAACTTTCCATGACCTGTACGGATTTGGAAGTTGAGCTGATTGCTAACCTGCCGCTGGAAAGTGAAGCAGAAGATGGGGCAGTCACCGTTCCATCTCGTAAGTTTTTAGATATTTGCCGTGGTCTGCCAGACAGCGCACCTATCAGTTTTACGCTAGAAGGCGATCGCGCAGTAATTCGTTCAGGCCGCAGCCGTTTTACTTTGTCGACATTGCCAGCGGCTGACTTTCCGAATATCGAAGATTGGCAGAGCAACGTGGAATTCACGGTGCCACAAGGCAAGCTTCGCCAATTGATTGAAAGCACTGCATTCTCCATGGCCAACCAGGATGTCCGTTACTTCCTAAACGGTATGCTGCTGGAGACAGATGGCACTACGCTTCGCTCTGTGGCCACTGACGGTCACCGTATGGCGGTAGGTACAACTGCGCTCGACAATGAATTGGCTGGCCAACAAGTGATTGTGCCGCGCAAAGGCGTGACTGAACTGATGCGTATGCTGGATAACCCAGAAGCGCCCGTGACCATCCAGATTGGCAGTGCCAATATCCGCGCTCAGGTGAACCAGTTTGTGTTTACTTCCAAGCTGGTGGATGGTCGATTCCCTGATTACCGCCGCGTCATGCCGCAATCTTCCAACAAAATCATGGAAGCAGATTGTGACGAGCTGCGTCAGGCATTCTCACGTGCAGCGATATTGTCGAATGAGAAATTCCGCGGCGTGCGCTTGAACCTGAGCTCAGGACAGCTTCGCATTTCTGCGCATAACCCCGAGCAGGAAGAAGCGGAAGAGTTTGTTGACGTTAATTACGATGGCGAAGACTTGGAAATCGGATTTAACGTCAGTTACGTGCTGGATGTATTAAATACGCTTAAGTGCGAACAAGTGCGCTTTTCGATGACCGATGGTACCGCGAGTACACTGGTAGAAGATGTCAGCAATGATGACGCCATGTACGTCGTGATGCCTATTCGTCTGTAA